The proteins below come from a single Numenius arquata chromosome 19, bNumArq3.hap1.1, whole genome shotgun sequence genomic window:
- the BRD3OS gene encoding uncharacterized protein BRD3OS produces the protein MTDKVMNGRVPLPEKALSEGYARLRYRDTSLLIWQQQQQKLESAPPNTYLSRSRSMWYSQYGNEAILVRDKNKLDVSRDTGQSKFCAIM, from the coding sequence ATGACTGACAAAGTCATGAACGGGAGGGTTCCCCTGCCCGAAAAAGCCTTGTCCGAGGGCTATGCCCGGCTGCGGTACCGGGACACCTCCCTGCtcatctggcagcagcagcagcagaagctggagtCGGCCCCCCCCAACACCTACCTGAGCCGGAGCCGCAGCATGTGGTACTCGCAGTACGGCAACGAAGCCATCCTGGTGCGGGACAAAAACAAGCTGGACGTCTCCAGGGACACGGGGCAATCCAAGTTTTGTGCTATTATGTAG
- the BRD3 gene encoding bromodomain-containing protein 3 has protein sequence MSTVTSAIQAPQGPVNPPPPEVTNPNKPGRKTNQLQYMQNVVVKTLWKHQFAWPFYQPVDAIKLNLPDYHKIIKNPMDMGTIKKRLEHNYYWSASECMQDFNTMFTNCYIYNKPTDDIVLMAQALEKIFLQKVAQMPQEEVELLPPVPKGKGRKPSAGTQSAGAQQAVAVSSVSPPAPFQNVPPAVSQTPVIAATPVPTITANVPPVTAPPAAAPPPPAAPIMPVVPPTPPVVKKKGVKRKADTTTPTTSAITASRSESPTPLSDPKQAKIIARRESGGRPIKPPKKDLEDGEVPQHAGKKGKLSEHLKYCDSILKEMLSKKHAAYAWPFYKPVDAEALELHDYHDIIKHPMDLSTVKKKMDSREYQDAQGFAADIRLMFSNCYKYNPPDHEVVAMARKLQDVFEMRFAKMPDEPAEAPPPPPPTAPVVSKSTESSHSSEESSSDSDSSDSEEERATRLAELQEQLKAVHEQLAALSQAPVNKPKKKKEKKEKEKKKKDKEKEKEKHKVKPEEEKKPKVAQPPKQTQQKKAPAKKANSTTTANRQPKKGGKQASATYDSDEEEEGLPMTYDEKRQLSLDINRLPGEKLGRVVHIIQSREPSLRDSNPDEIEIDFETLKPTTLRELERYVKSCLQKKQRKPFSASGKKQAAKSKEELAQEKKKELEKRLQDVSGQLNNNKKPAKKEKSGSAPSGGPSRLSSSSSSESGSSSSSGSSSDSSDSE, from the exons ATGTCGACAGTCACATCAGCAATCCAGGCTCCTCAGGGCCCTGTGAATCCGCCGCCTCCGGAGGTCACTAATCCTAATAAGCCTGGCCGGAAGACCAACCAGTTGCAATATATGCAAAATGTTGTGGTAAAGACCTTGTGGAAGCATCAGTTTGCTTGGCCTTTCTACCAACCTGTTGATGCAATTAAATTGAATTTGCCG GATtatcacaaaataataaaaaaccccatggaCATGGGAACGATCAAGAAGCGCCTGGAACATAACTATTACTGGAGTGCCAGTGAATGTATGCAGGATTTCAACACCATGTTTACAAATTGTTACATTTATAACAAG CCCACAGATGACATCGTCCTCATGGCCCAAGCCCTGGAGAAGATATTTCTGCAGAAGGTGGCCCAGATGCCTCAGGAGGAAGTCGAATTATTACCCCCAGTTCCTAAAGGCAAAGGTCGCAAGCCATCAGCGGGCACACAGAGTGCAG GAGCGCAGCAAGCAGTGGCCGTGTCTTCCGTCTCCCCGCCGGCCCCGTTCCAGAACGTCCCTCCAGCCGTCTCCCAGACGCCCGTCATTGCTGCCACCCCTGTGCCAACCATCACTGCTAATGTCCCGCCTGTCACTGCCCCTCCCGCCGCTGCTCCCCCTCCGCCAGCTGCTCCGATAATGCCCGTGGTGCCTCCTACGCCACCGGTAGTCAAG AAAAAGGGAGTGAAGCGGAAAGCGGACACGACGACCCCCACCACCTCCGCCATCACTGCCAGCCGGAGCGAGTCGCCCACGCCCCTCTCGGACCCCAAGCAGGCCAAAATCATCGCTCGACGGGAGAGCGGCGGCCGGCCCATCAAACCACCAAAGAAAGACCTTGAAGACGGAGAGGTCCCTCAGCACGCAGGGAAGAAGGGCAAACTCTCTGAGCACCTCAAGTACTGTGACAGCATTCTCAAGGAGATGCTCTCGAAGAAGCATGCAGCCTATGCATGGCCCTTTTACAAGCCTGTTGATGCAGAGGCCTTGGAATTACATGACTATCATGATATTATCAAACACCCCATGGATCTCAGTACTGTTAAA aaaaaaatggacAGTCGGGAATACCAGGATGCACAAGGTTTTGCAGCAGATATTCGGTTAATGTTCTCTAATTGTTACAAGTACAATCCTCCAGACCACGAAGTGGTAGCCATGGCCAGGAAGCTCCAG gATGTCTTTGAGATGAGGTTCGCAAAAATGCCCGATGAGCCTGCAGAGGCCCCACCTCCGCCTCCCCCAACAGCACCAGTGGTGAGCAAAAGCACAGAGAGCAGTCACAGCAGCGAGGAGAGCTCCTCTGACTCAGATAGCTCCGACTCAGAAGAAGAGCGAGCAACTCGGCTGGCGGAGCTCCAGGAGCAG CTAAAGGCTGTCCACGAGCAGCTCGCTGCATTGTCGCAAGCGCCAGtgaacaaaccaaagaaaaaaaaagagaagaaggaaaaagagaagaaaaagaaagataaagagaaggaaaaagaaaagcacaaagtaAAAcctgaggaggagaagaaacccAAGGTGGCtcaaccaccaaaacaaacccaacagaaGAAAGCCCCAGCTAAGAAAGCAAACAGCACAACCACAGCTAACAG GCAGCCCAAGAAAGGAGGCAAACAGGCATCTGCAACCTATGAttcagatgaggaggaggaaggtctgcCCATGACCTATGATGAGAAACGACAGCTCAGCTTGGACATCAACCGCCTGCCCGGGGAGAAGCTAGGCAGGGTGGTGCACATCATCCAGTCGCGGGAACCTTCCCTCAGAGACTCCAATCCCGACGAGatagaaatagattttgaaacattGAAGCCCACAACTTTACGAGAACTGGAGAGATACGTGAAATCttgtttacagaaaaaacaaaggaaaccctttT CTGCAAGTGggaaaaagcaagcagcaaagtCAAAAGAAGAGTTAgctcaggaaaagaagaaagaactagAAAAACGGTTACAGGACGTCAGTGGGCAGCTAAACAACAACAAGAAACCTGCAAAGAAAG AGAAATCTGGCTCTGCTCCCTCCGGAGGCCCTTCccggctcagcagcagcagctcctccgaGTCcgggagcagcagctccagcgGCTCCAGCTCAGACAGCAGCGATTCGGAATGA